One window from the genome of Danaus plexippus chromosome 24, MEX_DaPlex, whole genome shotgun sequence encodes:
- the LOC116775862 gene encoding Na(+)/H(+) exchange regulatory cofactor NHE-RF2, translating to MSANGSAAMEPRLCHVRKVANFDGYGFNLHAEKGKPGQYIGKVDEGSPAETAGLRRGDRILEVNGQSIAGETHKQVVARIKERPDDAELLVVAPAPGDPLPDLDTPERPVSANSDSQPTNSSPTPGKESANNVDRTDSPTVEPPRLNLQMTAAEMRAHLAAKKKMDPKKVPMDLKSKFDIVKKL from the coding sequence ATGTCCGCCAACGGCTCTGCGGCGATGGAGCCGCGGCTCTGCCACGTGCGGAAGGTAGCCAACTTCGATGGATATGGATTTAACCTCCACGCCGAGAAGGGAAAACCCGGCCAGTACATAGGCAAAGTCGACGAAGGCTCACCCGCGGAGACGGCAGGCCTACGTCGCGGCGACCGCATCCTCGAAGTAAATGGGCAAAGTATTGCAGGTGAAACTCATAAACAAGTGGTGGCGCGTATTAAGGAGAGACCTGATGACGCAGAGCTATTGGTGGTTGCGCCGGCGCCAGGTGATCCTTTGCCTGATCTTGATACACCTGAACGCCCAGTGTCGGCGAATTCTGACTCTCAGCCAACAAATTCCTCGCCTACACCAGGAAAAGAATCTGCAAATAACGTCGACCGCACCGATTCTCCGACGGTGGAGCCTCCGCGTTTAAATCTTCAAATGACGGCAGCCGAGATGAGAGCGCATCTAgctgctaaaaaaaaaatggatccCAAGAAAGTCCCGATGGATCTTAAATCCAAGTTTGACATCGTAAAGAAGTTATGA
- the LOC116775861 gene encoding epidermal growth factor receptor kinase substrate 8-like isoform X1: protein MALRNAGGGAPRGRASDATATRALDEFDTLAGLRRSTYALEHLATFTVTRETGIVYPADGMRRLLQLEKTNGIWSQKMQLSLEGQWVLVMDYETGSIMERFPASWVHSPTAFTSPEPAELYNNVLAFVVEAPESGGSPAGARRELHIFQCHDVGAQALVEELNALKGEGGGGSEGGRDFVIERERERERENDLDRPRRQQMSAQLGRGDRPDRDRGGSAGERDDASSTGSERLYEQDIAILNRCFDDIEKFIARLQHAAAASRELERRRRSRGGKRSAGTGEGMLALRTRPPPERDFVDVLQKFKLSFNLLARLRAHIHDPNAPELVHFLFTPLALIVDAAQDVADGRLPARVVQPLLTRDALNLLANCVTSKETELWHSLGDAWLIPREQWKTTIPPYQPVFMDGWSPDYQVDDQPLRRASPRRSEAGRGGTGALGEEAIREGADRADGYGYEREEPDLYGEQYTPYSRNPRTLTREDSGSAASSPEREPPYRADRDEDELGEAWARGVAARGGRVVRVTYPRTANNDKELTVVRGEYLEVLDDSRKWWKARNRRGQTAHVPHTIVAPAISPPGSPAPDALLYPNPIYTHYQEGGGRGSGGSSPTGQPEPEPRKPEKSVPPPPPPPPPPPEPPAPAPVLPAKTDTMKSTKSAISTSSGLHEELKMVLPQITQRRLDIKKTPDIFIHQKSNPEEVVQWLEAKGFSSTAQKQLRVSGHQLFALSRSQLERVVGADEGKRLYSQILVQRNVSGYKTTSASELASILRKVREKVEVS from the exons atggcgctgcgAAACGCTGGCGGGGGGGCTCCCCGGGGTAGGGCTTCCGACGCCACTGCGACCCGAGCTCTTGACGAATTTGACACATTAGCTGGTCTGCGACGAAGTACTTATGCTCTAGAACACCTGGCTACGTTTACAGTGACAAGGGAAACTGGGATAGTATACCCCGCTGATGGCATGAGAAGATTGCTTCAACTCGAAAAGACCAATG GAATATGGAGTCAAAAGATGCAACTGTCTTTAGAAGGTCAATGGGTGCTAGTTATGGATTACGAAACGGGG TCCATCATGGAACGGTTTCCAGCGTCGTGGGTGCATTCACCAACAGCATTCACATCCCCAGAACCAGCTGAACTGTACAATAATGTGTTAGCATTTGTTGTTGAAGCCCCAGAGTCGGGAGGCTCTCCAGCAGGTGCTAGGCGTGAGCTCCACATCTTCCAATGCCACGATGTTGGTGCACAAGCTCTTGTTGAAGAACTAAATGCACTTAA GGGCGAAGGCGGCGGAGGCTCTGAAGGAGGAAGAGACTTCGTGATTGAAAGAGAAAGAGAGAGGGAAAGAGAAAATGATTTAGACAGACCAAGACGTcag CAAATGTCCGCACAGCTCGGCCGCGGAGATCGACCAGATCGTGATCGTGGAGGGTCAGCTGGTGAGCGCGATGATGCTTCATCTACAGGCTCTGAGAGACTATATGAGCAAGACATCGCGATCCTCAATAGATGCTTCGACGACATAGAGAAGTTTATCGCCAGGCTGCAACATGCAGCGGCAGCATCAAGAGAACTTGAGAGAAGGCGGAGATCGAGGGGAGGAAAAAGGAGTGCTGGGACTGGAGAAGGAATGCTGGCTCTAAGAACACGCCCTCCACCTGAAAGAGATTTTGTTGATGTGCTCCAAAAGTTTAAACTGTCTTTCAACCTTCTGGCCCGTTTGCGAGCTCACATACATGACCCTAATGCTCCAGAATTAGTGCACTTTCTCTTCACACCATTAGCTCTGATAGTAGATGCAGCACAGGATGTCGCAGATGGTCGTCTGCCAGCACGTGTGGTACAGCCACTGCTTACTCGAGATGCACTTAATCTGCTCGCCAACTGCGTAACCAGCAAAGAAACTGAGCTATGGCACTCGCTGGGTGATGCTTGGCTTATACCAag AGAGCAATGGAAAACGACAATCCCTCCCTACCAGCCGGTGTTTATGGACGGCTGGTCTCCAGATTATCAGGTGGACGACCAACCTTTGCGACG AGCATCTCCAAGAAGAAGTGAAGCTGGTAGAGGTGGAACGGGTGCATTAGGAGAAGAAGCAATCAGGGAAGGAGCAGACAGGGCCGACGGCTACGGGTATGAGAGGGAAGAACCTGACCTATATGGTGAACAATACACACCTTACTCTAG AAATCCGCGTACTCTGACCCGAGAAGATTCTGGCTCAGCGGCTTCCTCTCCAGAACGCGAACCACCTTATAGAGCAGACCGAGATGAAG ATGAGCTAGGTGAAGCTTGGGCTCGTGGGGTTGCAGCCCGTGGCGGTCGTGTCGTTCGCGTCACATACCCACGCACCGCTAATAATGACAAAGAGCTGACGGTTGTTCGTGGGGAATACCTTGAG GTGCTAGATGACTCTCGCAAGTGGTGGAAGGCGCGCAATCGTCGTGGTCAAACTGCCCATGTGCCGCACACTATTGTAGCACCCGCCATCTCACCGCCTGGTTCTCCAGCACCTGATGCTCTGCTTTATCCCAATCCTATCTACACGCACTATCAA GAAGGCGGCGGCAGAGGTTCCGGCGGCAGCAGTCCAACGGGTCAACCTG AGCCCGAGCCACGAAAGCCTGAAAAGTCTGTACCCCCTCCCCCTCCTCCTCCACCTCCGCCACCAGAGCCTCCCGCACCAGCTCCAGTCTTACCAGCCAAAACCGATACAATGAAAT CCACAAAATCAGCTATAAGCACCAGCAGCGGTCTGCACGAGGAGTTGAAGATGGTTCTTCCTCAGATCACACAACGACGTCttgatataaagaaaacaccagacatatttatccACCAG AAATCCAATCCTGAAGAGGTAGTCCAATGGCTTGAAGCTAAAGGCTTTAGTAGCACAGCCCAGAAGCAGCTGCGTGTATCAGGTCATCAATTATTCGCTCTGTCAAGAAGCCAACTGGAACGAGTGGTAGGAGCTGATGAAGGGAAGAGGTTGTACAGCCAGATACTGGTGCAAAGAAATGTATCTGGG TACAAGACGACGTCCGCCTCAGAGCTCGCCAGCATCCTGCGGAAAGTTCGCGAGAAAGTAGAAGTATCCTGA
- the LOC116775861 gene encoding epidermal growth factor receptor kinase substrate 8-like isoform X2: protein MALRNAGGGAPRGRASDATATRALDEFDTLAGLRRSTYALEHLATFTVTRETGIVYPADGMRRLLQLEKTNGIWSQKMQLSLEGQWVLVMDYETGSIMERFPASWVHSPTAFTSPEPAELYNNVLAFVVEAPESGGSPAGARRELHIFQCHDVGAQALVEELNALKGEGGGGSEGGRDFVIERERERERENDLDRPRRQQMSAQLGRGDRPDRDRGGSAGERDDASSTGSERLYEQDIAILNRCFDDIEKFIARLQHAAAASRELERRRRSRGGKRSAGTGEGMLALRTRPPPERDFVDVLQKFKLSFNLLARLRAHIHDPNAPELVHFLFTPLALIVDAAQDVADGRLPARVVQPLLTRDALNLLANCVTSKETELWHSLGDAWLIPREQWKTTIPPYQPVFMDGWSPDYQVDDQPLRRNPRTLTREDSGSAASSPEREPPYRADRDEDELGEAWARGVAARGGRVVRVTYPRTANNDKELTVVRGEYLEVLDDSRKWWKARNRRGQTAHVPHTIVAPAISPPGSPAPDALLYPNPIYTHYQEGGGRGSGGSSPTGQPEPEPRKPEKSVPPPPPPPPPPPEPPAPAPVLPAKTDTMKSTKSAISTSSGLHEELKMVLPQITQRRLDIKKTPDIFIHQKSNPEEVVQWLEAKGFSSTAQKQLRVSGHQLFALSRSQLERVVGADEGKRLYSQILVQRNVSGYKTTSASELASILRKVREKVEVS from the exons atggcgctgcgAAACGCTGGCGGGGGGGCTCCCCGGGGTAGGGCTTCCGACGCCACTGCGACCCGAGCTCTTGACGAATTTGACACATTAGCTGGTCTGCGACGAAGTACTTATGCTCTAGAACACCTGGCTACGTTTACAGTGACAAGGGAAACTGGGATAGTATACCCCGCTGATGGCATGAGAAGATTGCTTCAACTCGAAAAGACCAATG GAATATGGAGTCAAAAGATGCAACTGTCTTTAGAAGGTCAATGGGTGCTAGTTATGGATTACGAAACGGGG TCCATCATGGAACGGTTTCCAGCGTCGTGGGTGCATTCACCAACAGCATTCACATCCCCAGAACCAGCTGAACTGTACAATAATGTGTTAGCATTTGTTGTTGAAGCCCCAGAGTCGGGAGGCTCTCCAGCAGGTGCTAGGCGTGAGCTCCACATCTTCCAATGCCACGATGTTGGTGCACAAGCTCTTGTTGAAGAACTAAATGCACTTAA GGGCGAAGGCGGCGGAGGCTCTGAAGGAGGAAGAGACTTCGTGATTGAAAGAGAAAGAGAGAGGGAAAGAGAAAATGATTTAGACAGACCAAGACGTcag CAAATGTCCGCACAGCTCGGCCGCGGAGATCGACCAGATCGTGATCGTGGAGGGTCAGCTGGTGAGCGCGATGATGCTTCATCTACAGGCTCTGAGAGACTATATGAGCAAGACATCGCGATCCTCAATAGATGCTTCGACGACATAGAGAAGTTTATCGCCAGGCTGCAACATGCAGCGGCAGCATCAAGAGAACTTGAGAGAAGGCGGAGATCGAGGGGAGGAAAAAGGAGTGCTGGGACTGGAGAAGGAATGCTGGCTCTAAGAACACGCCCTCCACCTGAAAGAGATTTTGTTGATGTGCTCCAAAAGTTTAAACTGTCTTTCAACCTTCTGGCCCGTTTGCGAGCTCACATACATGACCCTAATGCTCCAGAATTAGTGCACTTTCTCTTCACACCATTAGCTCTGATAGTAGATGCAGCACAGGATGTCGCAGATGGTCGTCTGCCAGCACGTGTGGTACAGCCACTGCTTACTCGAGATGCACTTAATCTGCTCGCCAACTGCGTAACCAGCAAAGAAACTGAGCTATGGCACTCGCTGGGTGATGCTTGGCTTATACCAag AGAGCAATGGAAAACGACAATCCCTCCCTACCAGCCGGTGTTTATGGACGGCTGGTCTCCAGATTATCAGGTGGACGACCAACCTTTGCGACG AAATCCGCGTACTCTGACCCGAGAAGATTCTGGCTCAGCGGCTTCCTCTCCAGAACGCGAACCACCTTATAGAGCAGACCGAGATGAAG ATGAGCTAGGTGAAGCTTGGGCTCGTGGGGTTGCAGCCCGTGGCGGTCGTGTCGTTCGCGTCACATACCCACGCACCGCTAATAATGACAAAGAGCTGACGGTTGTTCGTGGGGAATACCTTGAG GTGCTAGATGACTCTCGCAAGTGGTGGAAGGCGCGCAATCGTCGTGGTCAAACTGCCCATGTGCCGCACACTATTGTAGCACCCGCCATCTCACCGCCTGGTTCTCCAGCACCTGATGCTCTGCTTTATCCCAATCCTATCTACACGCACTATCAA GAAGGCGGCGGCAGAGGTTCCGGCGGCAGCAGTCCAACGGGTCAACCTG AGCCCGAGCCACGAAAGCCTGAAAAGTCTGTACCCCCTCCCCCTCCTCCTCCACCTCCGCCACCAGAGCCTCCCGCACCAGCTCCAGTCTTACCAGCCAAAACCGATACAATGAAAT CCACAAAATCAGCTATAAGCACCAGCAGCGGTCTGCACGAGGAGTTGAAGATGGTTCTTCCTCAGATCACACAACGACGTCttgatataaagaaaacaccagacatatttatccACCAG AAATCCAATCCTGAAGAGGTAGTCCAATGGCTTGAAGCTAAAGGCTTTAGTAGCACAGCCCAGAAGCAGCTGCGTGTATCAGGTCATCAATTATTCGCTCTGTCAAGAAGCCAACTGGAACGAGTGGTAGGAGCTGATGAAGGGAAGAGGTTGTACAGCCAGATACTGGTGCAAAGAAATGTATCTGGG TACAAGACGACGTCCGCCTCAGAGCTCGCCAGCATCCTGCGGAAAGTTCGCGAGAAAGTAGAAGTATCCTGA